From the genome of Sander lucioperca isolate FBNREF2018 chromosome 1, SLUC_FBN_1.2, whole genome shotgun sequence, one region includes:
- the LOC116048919 gene encoding zinc finger BED domain-containing protein 4-like — protein MLRRLLETRAELNQLIENFGMDTLLTSDWAKLENLVKLLEPFAVHTDQLQSDSQSLSQVVPCLLNLEAHLLMTAVGKPLAQVLQKSLRERFAGILSPDSIQFEATPAAACLMDPSVSLVLQSPDTVPLKRAAQSFVQNLAAQYHPAASQYDGATARATQTPTGAPFAVLQKYRFLASRIEVNVSSTNQPNLTDSLLIEMEKYVCEVKQGVFNETPLQFWRSREAVYPKLAPVALDLVSAPASQAFVERIFSLCGLLSSGLRNRTTTSLEQRVFLKINKKLLLD, from the coding sequence ATGCTGAGAAGACTACTGGAGACCAGAGCAGAACTAAACCAACTAATTGAGAATTTTGGCATGGACACTCTTCTCACAAGCGATTGGGCTAAGCTGGAGAACCTTGTCAAGCTGCTTGAGCCCTTTGCTGTTCACACTGACCAGCTTCAGAGTGACAGTCAGTCACTCTCACAAGTAGTGCCATGCCTGCTCAACCTTGAGGCACACTTGCTGATGACTGCTGTTGGAAAGCCATTAGCTCAAGTACTGCAGAAGTCCTTGCGAGAACGTTTCGCTGGCATTCTTAGCCCTGATTCCATACAGTTTGAAGCAACACCAGCAGCAGCCTGCCTAATGGATCCAAGTGTTTCGCTGGTTCTTCAATCACCAGACACAGTGCCACTGAAGAGGGCAGCACAGTCCTTTGTGCAGAACCTGGCAGCTCAGTATCACCCAGCTGCTTCTCAGTATGATGGTGCTACTGCAAGGGCCACTCAAACTCCAACAGGAGCCCCTTTTGCTGTCCTTCAGAAATACCGCTTCCTTGCATCCCGTATAGAGGTCAACGTGTCCTCCACAAATCAGCCTAATCTGACCGATAGTCTGTTGATCGAAATGGAGAAGTATGTCTGCGAAGTCAAACAGGGAGTGTTTAATGAGACACCATTGCAGTTCTGGAGATCTAGAGAAGCTGTGTATCCAAAACTTGCCCCTGTGGCATTGGATCTCGTTAGTGCCCCTGCCTCACAAGCCTTTGTGGAGCGCATCTTCTCTTTGTGTGGACTGCTGTCATCTGGCCTGAGAAACAGAA